Below is a window of Kiloniellales bacterium DNA.
CCGAGACCACCTTGGCGCCGGTCGCCGCATCGACGCTGATCGCATCGGTCGGGCAGGCCTCCATGCACCAGGCCTCGGCGCATTGGGTGCAGGTATAGGGGACGAAGCGCCCTTCGCCCTCGAAGTTGAAGACCTTGATCCGCGACTTGGACGGATTGAAGGAGCCCTCGTTATCGAGGGAACAGGCGATCTCGCACTGAAGGCAGCCTGTACATTTACCCGGATCGATATGCAGCGACTTTTGCATGAGCCTCATCCCTGGTGATCGTTGTCGACTTGCAGCGGCAGCACTCGACCGCAGGCCGGCCTGCCCTCCCATTGGTGGGTAGTTTATACAGTCTTCGGCCCAGGGCAAACGCTTCAGCCTCCGGTTTCGGCCGGAACGGCCAAGCGCCGCATTTGTCGAAAATTTTCGTCGAATCGAAGGGCACAAACTTGCCCCGCCCGGCGCTGAGCGCTTCGTGCGATAAAGGTGCCGTAAGACGAAGGACGAGGGCCATGAACGATCGCCAGGTCAAGTGTCTCGGAGCCTCGCTCGCCGCGGTTGGCCTGGCGCTCACACTCTTCGCCTCCTTGGCCGGCGCCGATCCCAGGGGCGGCCCCCCGGCGCCGCTCAGGGACGCCGGCCTGACGGTCTCCGCGGCGGCCGGTGCACCGGCTCAGCCCAGGCCGTAGACCGCCAGCAGGATCAGCACCGCCGAGAAAATGCCCGCGACCCAGGTGCCGACGCCCGCGCCGGCGCCCACGTCGCTGTCGTCGACCTCGACCGGGCCGACCGGCTCTAGGTCGGACTTTCCCGCCATCGCCTCCGCTCCTTTGTCCTATCCGCCGAGGAAGAGCCGGCCGACCTGGGGATCGGCGAGCAGCTCATCGCCGCTGCCGGCCATGGCCAGCTGGCCCGAGACCAGGACGTAGCCGATATTGGCGAACTCCAGGCCTTTCTTTGCGTTCTGCTCGACCATGATGATGGTCTTGCCCTCGGTGTTCTGCAGGTCGTCGAGGATCTCGAAGACCATGTCGATGAAGCGGGGCTCCAGGCCGATCGAGGGCTCGTCGACCAGCAGGACCTCCGGATTCATCACGAGAGCACGTGATATTTCGAGCAGGCGCCGCTCGCCGCCGGAGAGCACCCGCGCCGCATGGCGCCGCCGCGCCGCAAGCCTCGGGTACTTCTCGAAGACCCTTTCGGCCGCCTCCCTGGCCTCGGCCGGCTTGTCCTTCAGGTAGCCGCCCATCCAGAGGTTCTCCTCCACGGTCATGCCCGGGAAGACCGACTTGTCCTGCAGGATGTAGGCGATGCCGGCTTCCTTCAGCTTCTGGTTCGAGGAGAGCGCGGTCACGTCGCGGCGGGGCTCGCTCTCGCCGACCAAAATCTGCCCCGAGAAGATCCGGGTGAAGCCGAAGATCGAGTGCAGGATGGTCGACTTGCCGGCGCCGTTGGGGCCGATCAGGCAGAGCGACTGGCCCCGCCCGACCTGCAGGTTGAAGTCGTGAAGGATCTCCATTTTGCCGTAGCCGGCGCGCAGGTCCTTGATCTCGACGTAAGGCTCGCCTTTGACCAGCTCGGCGATCTTGCCCTCGGGCACGCCGGCCTCGGCGATCGCCGCCGCCTGCCGGTTGACGTCCTCGACCGAGATGACCGTGTCGACCGAGCCCTGGTGATAGCCGCGCGATTGCCCGGGCGCGGAAGGAGTGGTGTCGCCGCCCTCGGCCATCAGTGCGCTCCCAGGTAGGCGTCGATGACCCGCTGGTCTTTCTGGATCTCGTCCGGCGTGCCTTCGGCCAGCATCTCGCCGTGGGCGAGACAGTAGATGCTCTCGGCCAGGTTCATGATGACCCGCATGTTGTGCTCGATGACGAAGAGGGTGATGCCGAACTCCTCGTTGGCCCGGCGCAGGCGGTCGATCAGGCCGTTGATCAGGGTCGGGTTGATGCCCGCCGTCGGCTCGTCTAAGAGCAGCACCTTGGGCTCGTTCATCAGCGCCATGGCGAACTCGAGCAGCTTCTGCTGGCCGAAGGAGAGGTCGCCCGAGATCAGCCGGCGCTTCTGGTAAAGCCCGACGAACTCCAGGAGCCTCTCGGCCTTTTCGGTCAGCTCCGCGGGGTACTTGCCGAACATGTCGCCCCAGCCGGCATTGCGGTGCGGCACGGAGATCAGCATGTTGTCGACGCAGTTCATCGCGGAATAGATGCGTGTCTGCTGGAACGTGCGCAGCATGCCCAGGCGGGCGATCTGCGGCACGCGCAGCTTGGAGATCTCCCGGCCCTCGAATTGGATCGAGCCGCCGTCGATCGGGTGGTAGCCGACGATCGAGTTGAACAGCGTGGTCTTGCCCGAGCCGTTGGGGCCGATCAGGCCGGTGATCCGGCCCTCCTCGACGCTCATCGAGATGTCCTTG
It encodes the following:
- a CDS encoding ABC transporter ATP-binding protein; protein product: MAEGGDTTPSAPGQSRGYHQGSVDTVISVEDVNRQAAAIAEAGVPEGKIAELVKGEPYVEIKDLRAGYGKMEILHDFNLQVGRGQSLCLIGPNGAGKSTILHSIFGFTRIFSGQILVGESEPRRDVTALSSNQKLKEAGIAYILQDKSVFPGMTVEENLWMGGYLKDKPAEAREAAERVFEKYPRLAARRRHAARVLSGGERRLLEISRALVMNPEVLLVDEPSIGLEPRFIDMVFEILDDLQNTEGKTIIMVEQNAKKGLEFANIGYVLVSGQLAMAGSGDELLADPQVGRLFLGG
- a CDS encoding 4Fe-4S dicluster domain-containing protein, with translation MQKSLHIDPGKCTGCLQCEIACSLDNEGSFNPSKSRIKVFNFEGEGRFVPYTCTQCAEAWCMEACPTDAISVDAATGAKVVSDSLCVGCKVCTIACPFGTINYNHSTGKVVKCDLCEGEPECAKACPTDAITYIDADWTGLDKMRTWAAKTDSGNRAEA
- a CDS encoding ABC transporter ATP-binding protein, with the protein product MSAMIEVSGVSKAFGGVQANKDISMSVEEGRITGLIGPNGSGKTTLFNSIVGYHPIDGGSIQFEGREISKLRVPQIARLGMLRTFQQTRIYSAMNCVDNMLISVPHRNAGWGDMFGKYPAELTEKAERLLEFVGLYQKRRLISGDLSFGQQKLLEFAMALMNEPKVLLLDEPTAGINPTLINGLIDRLRRANEEFGITLFVIEHNMRVIMNLAESIYCLAHGEMLAEGTPDEIQKDQRVIDAYLGAH